The proteins below come from a single Procambarus clarkii isolate CNS0578487 chromosome 54, FALCON_Pclarkii_2.0, whole genome shotgun sequence genomic window:
- the Apt1 gene encoding acyl-protein thioesterase 1 produces MGGKTAKMAAPVVVNATAKHTATVIFLHGLGDTGHGWASAMAAVGSPHIKFICPTAQVMPVSLNAGFRMPSWFDLKSLDVDGPEDGDGIKKARDGIHHLIEEEVKNGIPHERIMLGGFSQGGALALYSTFTHTRTLAGVVGLSCWLPLREEFPQAAISNTGSPILQCHGDCDPIVPYKFGQITSQIIKKFAGNIEFKTYRGMMHSSSEEEMADVKKFISKYLPPV; encoded by the exons ATGGGAGGGAAGACGGCGAAGATGGCGGCTCCTGTAGTAGTGAACGCGACGGCCAAACACACAGCCACA GTAATTTTTCTTCACGGTCTTGGTGACACTGG TCATGGCTGGGCAAGTGCAATGGCAGCTGTTGGCTCGCCACACATCAAGTTCATATGTCCTACAGC GCAAGTGATGCCGGTATCACTGAATGCTGGGTTCAGGATGCCATCTTG GTTTGACTTAAAGTCCCTGGATGTGGATGGTCCAGAAGATGGGGATGGTATTAAGAAAGCAAGAGATGGCATTCACCATCTTATTGAAGAAGAGGTAAAAAATGGCATTCCACATGAGCGAATTATGCTGGGAGGCTTCAGCCAAGGTGGTGCTTTGGCGCTCTATTCCACCTTCACTCACACCAGGACGCTGGCGGGGGTCGTGGGGCTCTCGTGCTGGCTGCCGTTAAGAGAGGAATTTCCTCAG GCCGCAATAAGCAACACGGGCTCGCCAATCCTGCAGTGTCATGGGGATTGTGACCCCATAGTACCGTACAAGTTTGGCCAAATAACCAGTCAAATTATCAAGAAGTTTGCCGGCAATATTGAGTTCAAGACTTACCGAGGCATGATGCACTCCTCCTCTGAAGAG GAAATGGCAGACGTCAAGAAATTCAtaagcaagtatttacctccagtTTAG